TTAGCACAACAGCCATATCTCTGAGTGGTGATTTTGGGAGAAGAGCAAAAGCATTGGAGTGATTTAGAAGCAAGTCACCAAAGGCCCAGTAAACAGATATTGCAGATGGTAATGTCAGTGTCAGTACATATAATGTTGCCATGAGATATATTGCTTTGAATTTCTGGGGCTTCCACATTGCGTGCATAATTTCTCTGTAATACACCGGACCAGAGAGTCAAAAGCCTACTTTAATACTACAACACAACACACATAATGTACACTTCATAGATAGATTGACATATCATCCTACCTACGGCAATTCAATTCGTTGCACAAATCTCAAAATATGCGCTTATGTTATGTATCTGTCAACTGATATATGGTGTGATTTATTAGAGTTCTTGCTTTTCTCAGTCTTTATCTGACAGTCTCTACATACATATATATTGTACTGTATTCTTGACAGTGTGCCACTCTTTATACCATTTTTCATTGTAGAGAATCTCTTGAGTCTCTCTCAGTATTGTTTCATTCTACATTGGACTTTAACTAACGATATATCATGGGAATGCAAATGCAAGTGTTGGGTAAAACTAACCCAACTCTTATGCTGGAGATGTgtgtaaaaattaaaaaattgttgCGCAGAAGATCCGTCACCAATTTTGGAATTATTTATATGCATGCCAAGTTCAAACAAAATACTAGGGATGGGAGTTGGGTTTTGTTGTTGGCTTACACAGTAACAGCATGACCACCAAATGTGTAGAGAATGTTTGTTGCTCCTGTGAAATATAGAACCATTTTGGTCGGACCTGAATGCTTCACATCTTGAACCTACATGCAAGTCCAGCATAAAtaatctaactttttttttttttttttttgttgttgagaaaatgaagaaaagaaaatagtgAGATGATACCTGGCCATGAAGGAGAGAAGCAATGGTGAGGTACCAAGAAGTATAAGTAGTCATAATAAGTCCAAGAAAAGACCAAATTCTGTAATTTTTAAAGGAAGGAACAAAGACTGTGGTAGCACAACAAGCTCCAAATATATATGTCCAAGTCCTCTTGTCAAGGTTGTCATTTATGTAATATATGTTGCTGCAAAaccaaacagaaaacaaaaacaaaagcatTATCTTATGAAATTGATTCTGTGTTTAGTAAttttaaaattagaaaaatgaaaagCTAGGATATATAGGAATCTAGCTGCTAATCTGTTGTATGTAGTAGAGTATTATAGACAGTACCTTGCACAGGCTATGAGTTGAATAACAGATCCAAACAGAAGAAATGTGCAGTTAAATGCTAAACCCACGTTCCTCCAGTGTTTCCCAAGCAATCCATCCAAAACTTCAAACCACTGTtatcaaaccaaaacaaaaaaaacaaagttagaaaattaaaaccaaaaacaaaagttGAAATGTAGTAGAAAGTGAAAAtgggaaatcaaaaccaacaaaCCTGGATAACATGGTTTCTGAAATCaactttctctctttcttttctggtTCTATATTCAACATACAGAACACTAATGAGATAAGCTGTCCAACTCCCTAACAATCCATAGAACAACTGGAAACAAATCCCTGATAACATCCCAAGTTGTGAAAATGAGTATGGTAATGTCAGCAGCACTTGAGCTACCTGCagaaaacacaaaaccaaaacaaaaagaaaaatgtcATGAGACTGCAAAACTAAACAAGAATGTAACCATGGAAGATAAAATACAAGCCCAAACAGAGAATTCAAGTACCTGATTTGAAGCACAGCTGAACCAAGCATCATAAACAGAACCACCATCCCACAAAAACTTAGAGAGTCTGGTTTTGTAAGTAGTTGGTTTTCCATCTGTTTCCATTTCAACATAGCTTCCAGCTATAACTGTTTCCACCACCTTATCTGATCCCCCCTCCATTTTCTTTTTGTCCCTCTACTCACTCAGCTCACTGTAATGTTCTTACTCTCAAAATGGGGTTATGGTTAAAAAAGAATCAATGGGTGTTTGGTTTGAATGAGAGAGATTCTgaggttttaaagaagaaactAGACTGAATAAGGATATTTATACAAGACAATGGGAGTCTTGGATGCTGTAAAAGGCAtgtttgaaagctatataaagtAGTAGTAAGTTTTGGGAGAAAAGAAAAGAGTATGCAGAAAACTGCTTTCATCACTGAACTCTCTAATTCAGATTTTAGTGGTATTGATTTAAAAAATTGTGTGTGTTTTTGTCCTTTATAATAATTTAAGAAGTGCATTAAATAAAAACTAATTTGTTGCAGAGGACataatatttttcactctttcccACACGAATGAGTAAGTTCTACCCCCTAATTTTTACACTCTTCCCCAGTTAATTAATTTTTAGTTACACCATTCCCCAGTCAATTACTCTCATTacttttgttacctgactcaattCTCTCATCATCGAAGAATTCACTCAAAGACCAGTTCAGTAGGAGTTAGGCTTACATTTGACCTGGTCAGGAGCCGGGACCAACCTAAGCAAGTGCCTTTATATGTGAGCTAAGTTAGGCTTCGTTGCCATCTATGTTATGTCTAACTTTAAGCTACATTTTCTTCTATGATACTGTGCATGCATGAAACTGTCGAGTCCGAGACTCAAGTGAACATCGCCAAATTCTTAAATCAAAAATTAGTCAAGCATTGCCAAAACTGATACAATGTGCAGCAGTTATCTGTACTGCCCGTGGTTGTGGCACCAATTAGATGGCCGAAAAATGCTAAAATTATACTTGTCCCACCGCACTCTTTTGtgatttgatttttgttcttagtCCAACCTCTTTACACATCTTCTCATTTGCATTAGACAGTGTGAAATTTCTTGCCGACACTATGACAATGATGCCATCTGAAAATTTGTCTCATGTAAGTTGCATCCACCATTCAATATCTTAACAAGGTTTTCAGTTGGTTTCAGGTTTGGAATTTTGTCCGCAAGAACCCATCTTTCCTTCATTGCTAGGCATGTCCACATTTGTTTCTAACTAGTCTCTCATTCACGTTCTAACTTTCTTTTGCATGGTGGTGGAAGTAGAACTAACCCACAGATGATAATCCATTCCGTACCAGTGTTTCTGGCTAATGATGTCATGGATAGGTCATTAAACACTTTTAATCAGATGTTATAAACAAATTTGAATAAGATTTTTGGCTGAATCACGGAGAGTCAGATGAGCTGGGAAAAAGAATCGAGAAAAGGGATAATAATTCGTAAGGTAGACCGTATGATTGCACACAACGAGCGTGCTTACTTTTTGTCACGTGGAAGCTTTAGGGATGATCTCGAGAatttaagagaacccaaaaaatAATATCCCATCGCCTTTAGGACCAAATCTTAATTTTGTATACCTACCTCTAACGGCAAGTCAACAAAATCCCACAATTTTGGTTAGAGAGTCGGCATTCATATACCCTCTGGACAATTCATTCGAGCTGATAAGGGccaccctttttttttttctagttaCTCCTCTCTACGAATATTAAAGTAGGTTCTCTTTACCCATGTTTAGCAGGGTTTATGAAAACTACTAAACTTGGTTATGGACTGTATCATAAAATGAGTACATAGAAAAACTCATATCTCTTTGGTTTCTAAAATTAAATCTTGGAGAAACCAAACTAAACCTCTTAAAATTAACAAATACTGATGATATTCCTTCTTCCCTGCTGCATTTTCATGTGTTTGACTCTCTTTGTACTAATTCTCTGTTACTCTAACCAAGAAGGTTTAACTCAACCCCCGCAGACATTACTTAACCCCTAATAAGCTATATATGATTTTACTTTAATAAAAATTAGCCACGCTTGAATTCGATAGCTGTAAAATTTTTGTCTAGTACGAAATATTTACTTGGGGAATTGTCCTTGCTTGTGCAAGTATAAATGTTTTCAAATGGATTAGGGACATCGTAACGACCATGCTACCCGCCTCGAATCTGATATTTGGACACCCACTGATATATGGGAACTCATTATGTCTGCCTCTAACTTCATTGTTAACTACATAAGAATGACTTCCTTCTTAACCTCATCCTGTATTTAACTTACTAAATTAAACCTCAAAATTATGAATTTTCTTGTTGTGTTGTTATTAACAAAAGGGAGTCAAAGTGTAGT
This is a stretch of genomic DNA from Papaver somniferum cultivar HN1 chromosome 1, ASM357369v1, whole genome shotgun sequence. It encodes these proteins:
- the LOC113290568 gene encoding auxin transporter-like protein 2 codes for the protein MEGGSDKVVETVIAGSYVEMETDGKPTTYKTRLSKFLWDGGSVYDAWFSCASNQVAQVLLTLPYSFSQLGMLSGICFQLFYGLLGSWTAYLISVLYVEYRTRKEREKVDFRNHVIQWFEVLDGLLGKHWRNVGLAFNCTFLLFGSVIQLIACASNIYYINDNLDKRTWTYIFGACCATTVFVPSFKNYRIWSFLGLIMTTYTSWYLTIASLLHGQVQDVKHSGPTKMVLYFTGATNILYTFGGHAVTVEIMHAMWKPQKFKAIYLMATLYVLTLTLPSAISVYWAFGDLLLNHSNAFALLPKSPLRDMAVVLMLIHQFITFGFACTPLYFVWEKAIGMHEYKSLCKRAAARLPVVIPIWFLAIIFPFFGPINSTVGSLLVSFTVYIIPSLAHILVFRSAAARENAVEPPPKFLGRWAGVYSINVFVVVWVFIVGFGFGGWASVINFVHQIDTFGLFTKCYQCPPPGGPLPPSPPPMAHHFLNSSFAAPPSHHHGVHLHRQ